A genomic window from Silene latifolia isolate original U9 population chromosome Y, ASM4854445v1, whole genome shotgun sequence includes:
- the LOC141631104 gene encoding uncharacterized protein LOC141631104, which translates to MGQICTTLSNIQAQPIPNPKESAQAVTLRSGRVLSEPELNKNEIEKELEVQPLEKPEVEKGQGTHKDKSQKSDLNVPNFKDPPPFPTRFAKTKKIELENEILETFRKVELNIPLLDAFKQIPKYTKFLKELCTNKRNIKNKNAEKVSMGENVSALIQRKVPPKCNDPGMFSIPCNIGSSKFKRCMLDLGASINVMPKSVYESLHGGKLVGIDVIIQLADRSYAYPLGVLEDVLVQVGDLIFPADFYILDMDDSRDSTNVPLLLGRPFLKTSRAKIDVHNDILTLEFEGEVITFNIFDAMKYSDTMAACMLLITLMLLIGLHNKFLTMTMLLICLI; encoded by the coding sequence ATGGGTCAAATATGCACTACTCTGAGTAATATCCAAGCTCAACCAATTCCTAATCCTAAAGAGAGTGCTCAAGCTGTAACACTTAGAAGTGGTAGGGTCTTAAGTGAACCTGAATTGAATAAGAATGAAATTGAGAAAGAACTTGAGGTTCAACCGTTAGAAAAACCAGAGGTAGAAAAAGGTCAAGGAACTCATAAGGATAAGAGTCAAAAATCTGATTTGAATGTTCCAAACTTTAAAGATCCTCCCCCTTTCCCGACAAGGTTTGCTAAAACAAAGAAAATTGAACTTGAAAATGAAATCCTGGAAACTTTTAGGAAAGTGGAACTGAATATACCCTTGCTTGATGCCTTtaaacaaattcctaagtatacAAAATTTTTAAAGGAGCTTTGTACTAATAAGAGGAATATTAAAAATAAGAATGCTGAAAAAGTAAGTATGGGGGAAAATGTGTCTGCTCTCATTCAAAGAAAAGTTCCTCCGAAATGTAATGATCCAGGGATGTTCTCTATTCCCTGCAATATTGGCTCGTCTAAATTTAAAAGATGCATGCTAGACTTAGGGGCTTCCATTAATGTCATGCCTAAATCTGTGTATGAGTCTTTGCATGGTGGGAAATTGGTCGGAATTGATGTCATAATCCAACTAGCTGATAGATCATATGCATACCCATTAGGTGTTCTAGAAGATGTTCTTGTTCAAGTGGGTGACTTAATTTTTCCTGCTGATTTTTATATTCTTGATATGGATGATTCTCGTGATTCGACTAATGTACCATTGCTGCTAGGTAGGCCTTTTCTTAAAACTTCACGAGCTAAAATTGATGTGCATAACGATATTCTAACATTGGAATTTGAAGGTGAAGTTATCACATTTAATATCTTTGATGCTATGAAGTATTCTGACACAATGGCAGCGTGTATGCTGTTGATTACATTGATGTTATTAATTGGATTGCACAACAAGTTTTTGACGATGACCATGCTACTAATCTGTCTGATATGA